Below is a genomic region from Drosophila albomicans strain 15112-1751.03 chromosome 2R, ASM965048v2, whole genome shotgun sequence.
TCGGCCGTCGGTGAATTACCAAGGTAAAtaacatttgcaattaataattacaattaacaaAAGAAGCAATACAAAAAATCTGAATTGTCCACACTCTCCACCCCCACTCAACAGCTGTGTTCATGAGTACATGGATATCTACTCGGAGGTGCAATCGTCCGAACCAGCGGAGCTGATCAATTCCCCATTCGGCGGTCGCTATTGTGGTGCCATTCCGCCGCGTCGTCGCATTTCCATGTACCGCGCcgttgcaatttcattttttagcaacaaaaatgtgtcGACCGATCTGTTCGAGGGCACGTTTAGGTTTATAAATGCATGTAAGACAagtttttttccattttcatatacccgctacttataGGATAgaagaatattataattttgtgactACAGGAAATTTGTGTAACAAGCAGAAGATGATATCTCCGATCCCattaagtatatacatatattcttagctatgtctttctgtctgtccatatgaacaTCTCAATCTCAAAGTCTATAAAAAATAGAGCTTtgttacaatttatttttaaaatcttagaaattatttaatatgacAAAAATAGGATAGAGATACATACGAagtataacatttggtatattttagtatttttgacggaatattaattttgtatattatattctgtggtatattatgtTGGTATAGTCACTTTGTttactttagtatattttcggtaggtttatttggtatttttcaaCAATCATAGCACATACCATtgctttatttcaaatattttattctattgtataatttgaatacatatgtagtacatttcagtatttttcggtatattaatgtttgtttagtatatttttggtcgatttatttggtatatttctacgATAATAACACATTATCATTGCTtcatttcgtatattttattccACGGCATAATTGGAATACTCATctaatatatttcagtatttttggtatattaattctggcgtgtttagtatatttttggtagatttatttggtaaatttcAACGATAATAACACATTACCATTGCATTATTTCAGtacattcattttgtttagtttggtatatttatggtatattaattcggtttATTTTTAACGATAATACCGCATTCCCATCTTTTGCTTGTATTAAAATTGTGTatcgggtatttcacagtcgaacccactcgactttagctttcttactttaaattacaatatGATAATAACTTGATGGTTGATTTTTGCAGCGGAATATGAAATTGGCATACCCATTGCTGGGTCGCCATGTTCCTACACGATAACGCCTAGCATGAGTATCAATAAAACTGGCGCACTCATATCGCCAACCTATCCAGGTGCCTATCCGAAGGATATGTCATGCACATATCAATTTCTTGGTGAATCGAATCAAAGAGTTAGATTAGAGTTTCGTGATTTTGATCTGTTTTTTGGTGGACCACAGTGAGTACCCCTAATGCTGCGCAATTCCACACAacttacacacacgcacatacacacacacacacacatttacacactCCCTCACACAACAAGTCAAAATCAGAGCAAATTGTGTAAGCAAATTGCTTTGAGCATGCAGCTGCTATACAAACGacaacacccacacacagacacacacacacacaaagtaaaACAATCATAAATTTCAACTATCCGCAACAAACAATTGTTCATTTAAATTCTATGTACAAATTCTATTCTCTACGCTTTATTCCAATTTGTCTATCTATATCTGCCAACTAACTATTCGACTccaactacaacaaatttatctATCTATCAACAATTacaaccacaaaaacaaccaaatacaacaacaactacaactacaaccaaCAATCAGCTGCCCATTTGACTATGTGAAAGTGTACGATGGTCCAGACAATTCGTCAGCATTAATCGGTACATATTGCGGACAGCAAAGAAACTTAGTATTGTATTCGAGCGAATCGAGcctttttgttcatttttataccTTACCGCGCACCGCAAATACGCAAAATCGTGGCTTTAAAggaatttatgaatttagCGAAAGTTTTGTTAAATTAGATTTTATACGTAAGTATTAACAATTTCatcaattttacaattatctATCCACTTGCTTTCAGTTTTACCGGCGGCCATTTTGTGGCAAAAGAGgtcaaacattttaaatgccgCAACTTTGTCACAAAATGGccgcaatacacacacacacaaacacacacctatatttatacacacacacatttaaggGTTCCATTGTATGTGTCTGTTGCATTTCCGTTGCCACATTATCTACTATTTGTGgctttttgttaatttttgtcGCATTTCCCGTTCTTTTAATTGGATCTAATTGACAAATCACTAATTGAAACTATCAACTACTCGCtgctctttctttctcttcccctctcgctctctaatCTATAACTAATCTCTATAAAATTCCTCGAAATTCTAACTGATGAAATCTGCTACAAAACTCTACTctgctaaaaaaaataaactaaacttcTTCACTCGTAAATGCAacaataaataccaaaaaaaacatGATCCATCAGGTGAAAATGATGGCATTCACATACGTGGCTCAGAATGTGATCAAAAGATTTTATCGAAGAAGGAATCCACTGGCTTTGTGCTCTCACCTAACTATCCCTAtccatatataccaaaaactgtGTGTAGGTAAGTAACTCAACTTGCTCTTTCTATTTTAAACATGAGCTTTACTAAAGAGTTCTTTCCACAGATATTTCATCTATGGCATGCAGGATGCACAGCATCTGGAGCGTGTACGGCTCGAGTTTAATTCTTTCAACATACCCAAAATGGAGCACAAAGACAAGAGCGAGTGAGTACTAGGAAATTGTTGATTAAACATTGATTATTAATTGAGCTCTTTCTTAGATCCAACTGTACTGATGGCTATCTGAAAATCTATCTAAAGGGACAGGAGACTGCCGATGCGTATGACAAATTTGATTATGAGCTGTGCGGCAATGAGACGCAGCGTGTGATCAGCGATGGTCCACGCTTGGCGATGGTGTTCAGTTCGGGTGAGCTGCAGGGGCGTGGCTTTAAGGGCAAATACACATTCGAGACGGAGTATAAAATACCCGGCACTGCGGCACCGGATGGCACCTGCAGCTTCACGTATGTGAGCAGCTCGAAGAAACGCGGCGAGCTAAACAGTCCACGCTATCCCTCCAACTATCCGTCGGACACGAACTGTTCCTATCTGTTCTTGGCCGAGCACAACGAACAGGTGACCATTGTTTTCGATCACTTCAAGATCAAGGCGGACAACAATGCGAATGCCACAGCCGGTGCTTATGGGTAAATTTTGGATAATccttaaaagaaatatatattaaaaatatgtaaattctATAACAGTTCCGGCGCCTGCTTTGAGGATTGGCTGGAAATGTATGTGGTGTATCGGGACAACAATGATCGCCTGCTCGGCCGCTATTGTGGTTTG
It encodes:
- the LOC117575847 gene encoding dorsal-ventral patterning tolloid-like protein 1 isoform X3; translation: MDIYSEVQSSEPAELINSPFGGRYCGAIPPRRRISMYRAVAISFFSNKNVSTDLFEGTFRFINASEYEIGIPIAGSPCSYTITPSMSINKTGALISPTYPGAYPKDMSCTYQFLGESNQRVRLEFRDFDLFFGGPHCPFDYVKVYDGPDNSSALIGTYCGQQRNLVLYSSESSLFVHFYTLPRTANTQNRGFKGIYEFSESFVKLDFIRENDGIHIRGSECDQKILSKKESTGFVLSPNYPYPYIPKTVCRYFIYGMQDAQHLERVRLEFNSFNIPKMEHKDKSESNCTDGYLKIYLKGQETADAYDKFDYELCGNETQRVISDGPRLAMVFSSGELQGRGFKGKYTFETEYKIPGTAAPDGTCSFTYVSSSKKRGELNSPRYPSNYPSDTNCSYLFLAEHNEQVTIVFDHFKIKADNNANATAGAYGSGACFEDWLEMYVVYRDNNDRLLGRYCGLTAPGPVESPRGAVGLRITLHTDQESVASGFKARYFFESAKSDAGDCGGNFSNEDSGIITSPNYPAGYKAPGRGMASNACNWVMTARAGYKLSINFEQFALEGDPAGRGCPAAVLRLWVNVDSDQPPVELCGEKPPVEQWHYISTGQTARISFTTSDKTVGAQGFRIVWTEIQDSGPGPPSIGLLCESTYHFQCAAGYCISDKLRCDGVKNCGPGDDSDELHCITEAAEEDHDVLIIITLVVVLSLICLLCTLCHSRRKRRNHVRQLGLHRNAHYDSQTSATGFL